CCGCTGGGCGCGGTGCTGTCGGCGGTGGGCATGACGGCCCTGGTCTGGTGGATCATCGAGATCCCGCAGCACGGCGCCTTCGAGACCCGCTCCCTGCTGGTCCTGGCCGTCGCGGTGCTCGCCCTGGCCGGCTTCGTGGTCTGGGAGAACGTCACCTCCGCGCCGATGGTCCCGCTGGTCCTGTTCCGGCACCGCGACTTCAGCGGCGGCTCGCTCTCCCTCGCCCTCGTCCAGATCGGCAACGCCGGTCTGCTGCTGGTCCTGACCCAGTACCTGCAGTTCGTCCTCGGCTGGTCGGCGGTCAAGGCGGGCCTGGCCTTCCTGCCGCTGGCCGTGGCCGCGCTGGCCGGCAACGCGGCCGGGGCGCAGCTCGCCGTGAAGGCCGGCAACCGGTTCGTCATCCTCGGCGGGATGCTGCTGATGGCCGCCTCCTTCGGGCTGCTGACCACGCTCACCGCCGACAGCGGCTTCACCGTCCCGGCCGTGGCGCTGGGGATCCTGGGTCTCGGTGCCGGTCTGGCCATGCCGGCCGCGGTGGCCGCGCTGATGGGCACCATCCCGGAGGAGAAGGCGGGCGTCGGCTCCGCCCTCAACGACACCATCCAGCAGTCCGGCACCGCCCTCGGCATCGCGATCCTCGGCTCCCTGCTCTCCGGCGGCTACCGGGACGAGATGCCGGCCGGCGCCCCCGGGCAGGCCAGGGAGTCCATCGGCGGGGCCCTCGCCGTCGCCGGCGGGGACGCGGGCCTGGTGCGGGCGGCCCGGGAGGCCTTCACCGCCTCGATGTCGACGACCTTCACGATCAGCGCGGTCGGTGTCCTGGCCGCGGCCGTCGTCGCCACGCTGGTGATGCGGGACCGCAAGGCCGCCGAGCCCTCCGGGGCCGGGAGTGAGGAGCGTGAGCTGGTCGCCTGACCAGGGTGGACGAAGGCCGGCGCCCCCCGGGGTGCCGGCCTTCCGGCTGCTGTGGGGTTGGCCCCCTCCTCCGCTGGGAATGCCCTCCCGGTTTTCTCTGTTTGGGGTGGCAGAAAGTTCAATGCTCAACTAAACTGGGCGTACACGAGGAGGAACCGACATGCCTGCAGTGACCGTCGAGAACCCGTTGACGCTGCCCCGCGTGACCGCGCCGGCCGACGCCGTGGCCCGTCCCGTGCTGGCCGTCACGACCGCTCCGAGCGGTTTCGAGGGCGAGGGCTTCCCGGTGCGCCGGGCCTTCGCGGGGATCAACTACCGCCACCTCGACCCGTTCATCATGATGGACCAGATGGGCGAGGTGGAGTACGCGCCGGGCGAGCCCAAGGGCACGCCCTGGCACCCGCACCGCGGCTTCGAGACCGTCACGTACATCATCGACGGCATCTTCGACCACCAGGACTCCAACGGCGGTGGCGGCACCATCACCAACGGGGACACCCAGTGGATGACCGCGGGCTCGGGCCTGCTGCACATCGAGGCCCCACCGGAGCATCTCGTCATGTCCGGCGGGCTCTTCCACGGCCTCCAGCTGTGGGTGAACCTCCCGGCCAAGGACAAGATGATGGCCCCCCGCTACCAGGACATCCGCGGCGGCTCGGTCCAGCTGCTCACCACCCCCGACGGCGGCGCGCTGCTCCGCGTCATCGCCGGTGAGCTGGACGGGCACCAGGGCCCCGGCATCACGCACACGCCGATCACGATGATCCACGCGACGCTGGCACCGGGCGCGGAGATCACCCTGCCGTGGCGCGAGGACTTCAACGGCCTGGCGTACGTGCTGGCCGGGCGCGGCAGCGTCGGCAGCGAGCGGCGCCCGGTCCACCTGGGCCAGACCGCCGTCTTCGGCGCCGGTTCCTCGCTGACCGTCCGCGCGGACGAGAAGCAGGACTCCCACACGCCGGACCTGGAGGTCGTCCTGCTCGGCGGACAGCCGATCCGCGAGCCGATGGCCCACTACGGCCCGTTCGTGATGAACACCAAGGACGAACTCATGCAGGCCTTCGAGGACTTCCAGAAGGGCCGCCTGGGCACGGTCCCGGCGGTGCACGGCATGACGGCGGGCGGCCCGCAGGGCTGACGCGCACCCAGGGCTGACGCGCACCCAGGGGCTGACGGGCCGGTGGGGCTGACGTCCCTTGGTGCTGCTGTGCCCTTGGGGCTGACGCCCCGTCACCCGGGCGGGCCGTCCTGACGGGACGGCCCGCCCGGGGCGTGTTCGGCTGGGGGCGTGCAGGTCTCCAAGCCGCCCCTCCCCGGCCCCGGGCCCCTCCTGCCGGACCCCCTCCGGCGTCTCGCCGCCTGGTGCGTGCTCCTCCTGCTCGTCTCCGGAGTCGTCTACGTCGGCATCCGGCTGTGCGACGAGTTCCGGACCGCCGTCGTACCCGTGCTGCTCGCGCTGCTCGGGACGGCACTGCTCCGGCCGCTGCACCGGCGGCTCGTGCGGGCCGGGGTGCACCGGTCGGTCGCGGCCGGGCTCACCTGTGTCGCCGTCGTCGCCGTGGTCGGCGGGGCCGTCTACATCGTCGTCGCCGCGCTCATCGACACGGGGGACGAGATCGTCGCCTCGCTCAAACAGGCCGCGCGCGGCGTCTCCGACCACTTCGGGGCCGCGGGGACCTCACTGGACGACATCGCCACCAACGCCCGCGAGCTGCTCGGCAAGTTCGGCGGTACGGCCGCCTCCGGCGTGATCAGCGGGGTCAGCGTGGTCGGCGAGTCCCTCGCCATGGCCGTGCTCGCGCTGCTGCTCGTCTTCTTCTTCCTGCGCGACTCCGACCAGGCCGCCGCGACGCTGCGGGCGCTGGCCCCGCGCGGCTCCGCCGACACCCTGGAGGCCATGGCGCGGCGGGCGTTCCACGCCGTCGAGGGGTTCATGCGCGGCACCACCCTCATCGCCCTCATCGACGCCCTCTGCATCACGGTCGGACTGCTCGTCCTCGACGTGCCCGGGGCGGCCGGGCTCGGGGCGCTCGTCTTCGTCGGGGCGTACATCCCCTACCTCGGCGCCTTCGTCTCGGGAGCCGTGGCCGTCCTGGTCGCGCTCGCCGACCGGGGGTTCGTCATCGCGCTGTGGGCGCTCGGGGTGGTGCTCGCCGTGCAGGTGCTGGAAGGGCACGTGCTCCAGCCGGCGATCCAGAGCCGGACCGTGCAGATGCACCCGGCGGTGGTGATGGTGACGATCACGGCCGGGGCGTCGGTCGCCGGCGTGCTCGGCATGCTGCTCGCCGTGCCCCTCACCGCGGCCGCCTTCGGGGTCGTCCAGGAGCTGCGCCTCCGCTACGGCGACCAGGGGCCGTCGCCGTCCGAGAAGTCCTGACCCCTGCGGCGCTACGGCGACCAGGGGCCGTCGCCCGAGCCGTTCATGGACTCGTAGAGCTCGAACCAGATGCTCTTGCCCTCGCCCCGCGGGTCCACCCCCCAGGCGTGCGCGAGCAGTTCGATCAGCACCAGGCCGCGGCCGGAGGACGCCAGCTCCCCGGGTCTGCGCTTGTGCGGCAGGTCGTCGCCCGCGTCGGTGACCTCGATCCGCAGCCGCCGGTCGCCCACCTCGCCGGTGA
This genomic stretch from Streptomyces sp. Go-475 harbors:
- a CDS encoding AI-2E family transporter, which gives rise to MQVSKPPLPGPGPLLPDPLRRLAAWCVLLLLVSGVVYVGIRLCDEFRTAVVPVLLALLGTALLRPLHRRLVRAGVHRSVAAGLTCVAVVAVVGGAVYIVVAALIDTGDEIVASLKQAARGVSDHFGAAGTSLDDIATNARELLGKFGGTAASGVISGVSVVGESLAMAVLALLLVFFFLRDSDQAAATLRALAPRGSADTLEAMARRAFHAVEGFMRGTTLIALIDALCITVGLLVLDVPGAAGLGALVFVGAYIPYLGAFVSGAVAVLVALADRGFVIALWALGVVLAVQVLEGHVLQPAIQSRTVQMHPAVVMVTITAGASVAGVLGMLLAVPLTAAAFGVVQELRLRYGDQGPSPSEKS
- a CDS encoding pirin family protein, which translates into the protein MPAVTVENPLTLPRVTAPADAVARPVLAVTTAPSGFEGEGFPVRRAFAGINYRHLDPFIMMDQMGEVEYAPGEPKGTPWHPHRGFETVTYIIDGIFDHQDSNGGGGTITNGDTQWMTAGSGLLHIEAPPEHLVMSGGLFHGLQLWVNLPAKDKMMAPRYQDIRGGSVQLLTTPDGGALLRVIAGELDGHQGPGITHTPITMIHATLAPGAEITLPWREDFNGLAYVLAGRGSVGSERRPVHLGQTAVFGAGSSLTVRADEKQDSHTPDLEVVLLGGQPIREPMAHYGPFVMNTKDELMQAFEDFQKGRLGTVPAVHGMTAGGPQG
- a CDS encoding MFS transporter; translated protein: MEARNPRRWWILIVLCLSTLVLVVDNMALTVAVPALTEDIGASAQETQWILDSYVLVFAGLLLTSGSLGDRFGRRKVMLIGLLLFGAASLGAVFCSGPGELIAVRIAMGVGGALIMPSTLSILITVFDEDERPKAMAAWGSVSMLGLVGSPVLGGVLIDHFAWQAIFLINVPIVALALLAGVLLMPESKAPWQKPDPLGAVLSAVGMTALVWWIIEIPQHGAFETRSLLVLAVAVLALAGFVVWENVTSAPMVPLVLFRHRDFSGGSLSLALVQIGNAGLLLVLTQYLQFVLGWSAVKAGLAFLPLAVAALAGNAAGAQLAVKAGNRFVILGGMLLMAASFGLLTTLTADSGFTVPAVALGILGLGAGLAMPAAVAALMGTIPEEKAGVGSALNDTIQQSGTALGIAILGSLLSGGYRDEMPAGAPGQARESIGGALAVAGGDAGLVRAAREAFTASMSTTFTISAVGVLAAAVVATLVMRDRKAAEPSGAGSEERELVA